In the Methanococcus maripaludis genome, one interval contains:
- a CDS encoding glycosyltransferase family 4 protein, with protein MRVSIVTWEYHPIMVGGLAVHCKGLSEALVRAGNEVDVITVGYDLPEYEEVNGVNVYRVKPISHNNFLTWAMFMANSLEKKIGSLGVENYDVIHCHDWMTSFVGSNLKHTAKKPYVQSVHSTERGRCGGINSEDSIAINDAEWWGSYESNQLIAVSHSTKDEMCYGFNTPWEKVNVIYNGVNPWEFDIDGNDNEKYNFRRSLGLSDNENMILFVGRLAYQKGVEHLIRGFQKFLIGHPSSKLIVAGEGHMQGHLEHIAWTLGCRDRVIFLGFKNGNFLKKLYKYADACVIPSVYEPFGIVALEAMAAGTPVVASDIGGLSEIINHEYNGVKVYPRDADSIAWGLDRVISDWGFREWIIKNAKHDAYTKYSWDAIANQTVQVYKRAIEMMKQ; from the coding sequence ATGAGGGTGTCCATCGTTACTTGGGAATACCATCCGATAATGGTTGGTGGCTTAGCAGTACATTGTAAGGGGTTATCTGAAGCGCTTGTAAGGGCAGGCAACGAAGTCGACGTGATAACGGTAGGTTACGACCTTCCAGAATACGAAGAAGTAAATGGGGTAAATGTTTACCGTGTAAAACCGATTTCGCACAATAATTTTTTAACATGGGCAATGTTCATGGCAAATTCGCTTGAAAAAAAGATAGGGAGCTTGGGTGTTGAAAATTATGACGTTATACACTGCCATGACTGGATGACTTCGTTTGTAGGTTCAAATTTAAAACACACTGCAAAAAAACCATACGTTCAATCAGTTCACAGTACTGAACGGGGACGATGTGGTGGAATTAATTCTGAAGATTCAATAGCCATTAACGATGCAGAATGGTGGGGAAGCTACGAATCAAACCAGCTCATTGCAGTAAGCCATTCTACTAAAGATGAAATGTGTTATGGATTCAATACGCCTTGGGAAAAGGTAAATGTAATATATAATGGCGTTAATCCTTGGGAATTTGATATCGATGGAAATGATAATGAAAAATACAATTTTAGACGAAGTCTCGGGCTTTCTGATAATGAAAACATGATTCTTTTCGTTGGAAGGCTTGCTTACCAAAAGGGGGTTGAACATTTAATAAGGGGATTTCAAAAATTTTTAATAGGGCACCCAAGTTCAAAACTGATAGTTGCAGGGGAGGGCCACATGCAAGGACATTTAGAACACATAGCATGGACCTTAGGCTGTAGGGATAGAGTTATTTTTTTAGGATTTAAGAATGGGAATTTTTTAAAAAAATTGTATAAATATGCAGATGCTTGTGTCATTCCTTCAGTTTACGAACCATTTGGAATCGTAGCTCTTGAAGCAATGGCTGCCGGAACTCCCGTAGTTGCAAGCGATATTGGGGGTTTGAGTGAAATTATAAATCACGAATACAATGGAGTCAAAGTCTACCCTCGAGACGCAGATTCTATTGCATGGGGGCTTGATCGGGTAATTTCGGACTGGGGATTTAGAGAATGGATTATTAAAAATGCAAAGCATGATGCATACACGAAATACAGCTGGGATGCAATCGCAAATCAAACGGTTCAGGTATATAAACGTGCAATTGAAATGATGAAGCAATAA
- a CDS encoding glycogen synthase: MKIAILTPTIAPLTSIGGLGDILEDLPKFLKNLGNEVFVITYDHQNKISKRPHEIIKKIEIKYQGSKFFFDVIKTVHPESNFEIFAFSNSEINSLDNWDPIKYEIFADLVVSFLSDIENIECVSGHDWPCGLAIAKCHEKLNLPTTLTIHNEAFKGPIIEYKGHVLSFLEHGIYFSDAFNTVSPNHAEEIRNLDFLKNLSKDKPFHGIINGIDSEIYAPEYIVERMKILSNGKLNPKDYCYIENYDISNAAKVKPQIKESWFCNCKNLKKYINDWNEMDKSNISGSNIEIYGSIKGELKTPLIGFVGRATYQKGFDLIFETMPEVLEENNASFILLSKGEKSIEENIKDFAESYPNKIMALVGHCPPIVPIIYAGCDWTVVPSLWEPCGLTQMESMAYGTPVIARNTGGLSDSVISLHPDPHKNPNFDIATGVLFNDYDKSGFKWGIEHGLYWTFYNLDEACLFINYKHVHCPESPYEENSPLSLMIKNCYYHVQKNLSWQNNDSAERYRALFGGAMYKHYFK; the protein is encoded by the coding sequence ATGAAAATAGCAATATTGACACCGACAATTGCACCTTTGACGTCAATAGGGGGACTCGGGGATATTTTAGAAGATTTACCAAAATTTTTAAAAAATTTAGGAAATGAGGTATTTGTAATAACATATGACCATCAAAATAAAATTTCGAAAAGACCTCATGAAATTATAAAAAAAATAGAAATAAAATATCAGGGTTCAAAATTCTTCTTTGATGTGATAAAAACAGTTCATCCTGAATCCAATTTTGAAATTTTTGCATTTAGTAATTCAGAAATTAATTCACTTGATAACTGGGATCCGATAAAATACGAAATTTTTGCAGATTTAGTTGTATCTTTTTTATCAGACATTGAAAATATTGAATGTGTTTCGGGCCATGACTGGCCATGTGGACTTGCAATTGCAAAATGCCATGAAAAATTAAATCTTCCAACGACACTTACAATACATAATGAAGCATTTAAAGGCCCAATAATTGAATATAAGGGTCATGTACTTTCATTTTTAGAACATGGAATATATTTTAGCGATGCATTTAATACAGTAAGTCCAAATCATGCCGAAGAAATACGAAATTTGGATTTTTTGAAGAATTTATCCAAAGATAAACCGTTTCATGGAATAATTAATGGAATAGATTCTGAAATTTATGCTCCAGAATATATAGTCGAAAGAATGAAAATTTTGAGTAATGGAAAATTAAATCCAAAAGATTATTGCTACATTGAAAACTACGATATCTCAAATGCTGCGAAAGTAAAACCCCAAATAAAAGAATCATGGTTTTGCAACTGCAAAAATTTGAAAAAATATATTAATGATTGGAACGAGATGGATAAAAGTAACATTTCAGGCAGCAATATTGAAATATATGGAAGTATTAAAGGAGAATTGAAAACTCCATTGATTGGATTTGTTGGTCGGGCAACATATCAGAAAGGATTTGATTTGATATTTGAAACGATGCCAGAAGTTTTGGAAGAAAATAATGCGAGTTTTATACTTCTATCAAAAGGGGAAAAGTCGATAGAAGAAAACATAAAGGACTTTGCAGAAAGCTATCCAAACAAAATAATGGCCTTGGTTGGACACTGTCCCCCAATAGTTCCAATTATATATGCTGGATGCGACTGGACTGTTGTACCATCTCTTTGGGAACCTTGTGGATTAACCCAGATGGAATCTATGGCTTACGGAACCCCAGTAATTGCAAGAAATACTGGTGGATTAAGTGACAGCGTAATTTCACTTCATCCAGATCCGCACAAAAACCCAAATTTCGACATTGCTACAGGAGTTTTATTTAACGATTACGATAAATCAGGGTTTAAATGGGGTATTGAACATGGACTTTATTGGACATTCTATAATTTAGATGAAGCGTGTCTTTTTATAAATTATAAACACGTTCACTGTCCAGAAAGTCCATATGAAGAAAACAGCCCGTTATCACTGATGATTAAAAATTGTTACTACCACGTACAAAAAAACCTGAGCTGGCAGAATAACGACAGTGCTGAACGATACAGGGCACTTTTTGGCGGTGCAATGTACAAACACTATTTTAAATAA
- the pgi gene encoding glucose-6-phosphate isomerase gives MNGELSFKYDNVMEESLGNSGISINELESFRDESSKTIEILKEKELNGNLGFLDVLNDNLDRYQELKEYSKNFENMLIIGIGGSNLGLRATEAGILGNFSSRYEIPRIFYMDNSDPEKTQDILSNIDLEKTLVFVISKSGNTVETLANFFIVRTLMKKKNIDLKKHVVSITSGGELKKITEKENYIHFEVPENVGGRFSVLSSVGIAPLSCTNVDIEKLIEGAKSMEKSCKKEDIFKNPALLNAVIHKIMYNRGKTVSVMMPYIERLRSFGMWYGQLWAESLGKKGFGQTPVIAVGATSQHSQLQLYMDGPDDKIATFLKVNKYKNDLKIEYEYEHHLSGHNLSEIIGSELVGTENSMTHNNVPNVKISLSELNEITLGKLFLMYEMQTAISGELYGINAFDQPAVEYGKKIAHECLTGSKINSEKYLNGKYTITSK, from the coding sequence ATGAACGGGGAACTATCCTTCAAATACGATAATGTAATGGAAGAAAGTTTAGGGAATTCTGGAATTAGTATAAATGAATTAGAATCTTTTAGAGACGAATCTTCCAAAACTATTGAAATTTTAAAGGAAAAAGAATTAAATGGTAATTTAGGATTCCTAGATGTTTTGAATGATAATTTGGATAGATACCAGGAATTAAAAGAGTATTCCAAAAATTTTGAAAATATGCTAATTATTGGGATAGGTGGATCAAATTTGGGGTTAAGAGCCACTGAAGCTGGAATACTTGGAAATTTTTCATCAAGATATGAAATTCCAAGAATATTTTATATGGACAATTCTGACCCCGAAAAAACCCAAGATATCCTTTCAAATATCGATTTAGAAAAAACTCTCGTGTTTGTAATCAGCAAATCTGGAAACACAGTTGAAACTCTCGCAAATTTCTTTATAGTTAGGACTTTGATGAAAAAGAAAAATATCGATTTGAAAAAACATGTAGTTTCAATAACTAGCGGTGGAGAACTTAAAAAAATTACTGAAAAAGAAAATTACATTCATTTTGAAGTTCCAGAAAATGTTGGGGGAAGATTTTCTGTTCTATCATCTGTTGGAATTGCACCTCTTTCGTGTACTAACGTAGATATTGAAAAATTAATTGAAGGCGCTAAATCCATGGAAAAATCCTGTAAAAAAGAAGATATTTTCAAAAATCCAGCCCTACTGAATGCAGTAATCCATAAAATTATGTATAACCGTGGAAAAACCGTTTCGGTAATGATGCCATACATTGAAAGACTTAGAAGTTTTGGAATGTGGTATGGACAGCTCTGGGCTGAGAGTTTAGGTAAAAAAGGTTTTGGACAGACCCCTGTTATTGCAGTTGGTGCAACAAGTCAACATTCCCAGCTTCAACTCTATATGGATGGACCAGATGATAAAATTGCGACATTTTTAAAAGTAAATAAATACAAAAATGATTTAAAAATTGAGTATGAGTATGAACACCATCTTTCAGGCCATAATTTATCAGAAATAATCGGTTCAGAACTGGTTGGAACTGAAAACTCGATGACACATAATAATGTCCCAAATGTGAAGATTTCGCTTTCAGAATTAAACGAAATTACTTTGGGAAAACTTTTCCTGATGTATGAGATGCAGACTGCCATTTCTGGAGAACTTTACGGGATTAATGCATTTGACCAGCCTGCAGTTGAATATGGGAAAAAAATAGCCCATGAATGTTTAACTGGCTCAAAAATTAATTCTGAAAAATATCTAAATGGAAAATATACTATAACTTCCAAATAA